The window TAGTTAGACCCACTGTACCTGGAACTTGCAGGAACGTGAAATTATTATGGGAAAGGGTAAGTTGTTGAAGAGAAGGATGGTCAAAAAGAACTGATGAAATAGGACCGGATAACTTGTTGTGACTAAGATCCAAGACCTGTAAGAACTCCAAATCGCCTACACTAACAGGTAGCTTTCCTCGTAAGTTGTTGTTTCGCATAGATAGCTCAACAAGAGACACCGGTAGTGTTGAGGGAACTTCACCAGATATTTGGTTATCACTAGCATCCAGATAATTCAGGTCTTTGAGAGCACCCAGATCAGGAAACTCGCCAGAGAGATTGTTTTCTTGGATTTCAAGCCTTTTTAAGCTTACAAGTGAGTTGAAGTTTGATGGTATCGATCCATGGAGACTGTTGTTATCAAGATAAAGCTCTTCGAGGTGGGCTAGAGACACGAGAGAGACGGGCATTTTGCCAGAAAGCAAGTTCATTGAGAGACTCAGTCGACGGAGCCGAGTGAGGTTGGAAAGTGAGTCTGGGATTGAGCCATAGAAGGAGTTATCTGATACATCAAGAGTTTGCAAGTAAGGCAGATTCCAGGTGGTTGAAGAGAGTAAACCAGAGTAGCCCACTGGATCAAGAGTGATCTCAGTGACTCGGAAGAAACCAGAAGCAAACCAGTCACACCTGAACCCACAAGTGAATCTGTCACTGAAGATATGGTCGCATGGATCCACTGAGAAGTCCCACGAGCTCAAGCAAGATCCAGGAGCTATGGACTCGGGGTGCAGCCCATGTTTTAGATCCTTGAGCACTCGTATGTCTCCAGGGTGCGTTCTTGAATCTACTTTAAACAACAGTAAAGTGGTCATCAAAAGGAGATACTGTAGAGAAAGTTTGAGAT is drawn from Populus nigra chromosome 5, ddPopNigr1.1, whole genome shotgun sequence and contains these coding sequences:
- the LOC133694138 gene encoding receptor-like protein kinase 5 gives rise to the protein MSKSICNLKLSLQYLLLMTTLLLFKVDSRTHPGDIRVLKDLKHGLHPESIAPGSCLSSWDFSVDPCDHIFSDRFTCGFRCDWFASGFFRVTEITLDPVGYSGLLSSTTWNLPYLQTLDVSDNSFYGSIPDSLSNLTRLRRLSLSMNLLSGKMPVSLVSLAHLEELYLDNNSLHGSIPSNFNSLVSLKRLEIQENNLSGEFPDLGALKDLNYLDASDNQISGEVPSTLPVSLVELSMRNNNLRGKLPVSVGDLEFLQVLDLSHNKLSGPISSVLFDHPSLQQLTLSHNNFTFLQVPGTVGLTSKLIALDSSYNDLRGILPGFLCSMPKLSSLSLENNKFTGMIPSQYALKVAVPRGNSSSLERLLLGGNYLFGPIPSVLMGLKPGSANVSLVDNCLYRCPDTFFFCQGGNQKSLVDCKKRFDTVIPWIRTTN